The Candidatus Rokuibacteriota bacterium genome includes a window with the following:
- a CDS encoding acyl-CoA dehydrogenase family protein, translating to MRDLYYLSDDQRAVRDLARQLARERIAPAAAHYDETETYPDEPMRLLAEQGLMGIWVPEEHGGAGMGALALCLVVEEIAWACAATATNYLATPLGGYPILLAGTEEQKKRYLPRLAAGEILAAYSLSEPGAGSDAASLQTQAARRGDRYVLNGTKLWCSNGDHAGVITLFATVDRSQGARGVTAFLVEPSFPGFTIGKKEKKMGIRASPTVAIHLTDCEVPVENRLGGEGEGFKIAMQTLDYTRPPTGAIALGIAQAALDAALAYAKERKQFGQPIASFQGIQFMLSDMAIAVHASRLLIHHVAQLVDRGASRVILEASMAKCFAADTAMRVTTDAVQIFGGYGYTREYPVERFMRDAKITQIYEGTNQIQRLVIARELLGPG from the coding sequence ATGCGGGACCTCTATTACCTGAGCGACGACCAGCGCGCGGTGCGCGATCTGGCGCGGCAGCTCGCGCGGGAACGGATCGCGCCGGCCGCCGCCCACTACGACGAGACCGAGACGTATCCGGACGAGCCGATGCGACTGCTCGCCGAGCAGGGGCTCATGGGAATCTGGGTTCCGGAGGAGCACGGGGGCGCGGGGATGGGAGCCCTGGCGCTCTGCCTGGTCGTCGAGGAGATCGCCTGGGCGTGCGCGGCGACCGCGACGAACTACCTGGCGACCCCGCTCGGGGGATACCCGATCCTCCTGGCCGGGACCGAGGAGCAGAAGAAGCGCTACCTGCCGCGGCTCGCCGCGGGGGAGATCCTCGCGGCGTACTCGCTCTCCGAACCCGGCGCGGGGTCTGATGCGGCGTCGCTGCAAACTCAGGCGGCGCGCCGGGGCGACAGGTACGTCCTGAACGGGACGAAGCTCTGGTGCTCGAACGGTGACCACGCCGGCGTGATCACGCTCTTCGCGACGGTGGATCGGTCCCAAGGTGCCAGGGGCGTGACGGCGTTCCTCGTCGAGCCGAGCTTCCCGGGGTTCACCATCGGCAAGAAAGAGAAGAAGATGGGGATCCGGGCCTCCCCGACGGTCGCGATCCACCTCACCGACTGTGAGGTGCCGGTGGAGAACCGGCTCGGCGGGGAAGGGGAGGGGTTCAAGATCGCGATGCAGACTCTCGACTATACCCGACCGCCGACCGGCGCGATTGCCCTCGGGATCGCCCAGGCCGCGCTCGATGCGGCGCTCGCGTATGCCAAGGAGCGGAAGCAGTTCGGCCAGCCGATCGCCTCGTTCCAGGGGATCCAGTTCATGCTCTCCGACATGGCGATCGCCGTCCACGCCTCCCGGCTCCTGATCCACCACGTGGCCCAGCTCGTGGACCGGGGCGCGAGCCGGGTCATTCTCGAAGCCTCGATGGCCAAGTGTTTCGCGGCGGACACGGCCATGCGGGTGACGACGGATGCCGTCCAGATCTTCGGCGGCTACGGCTACACGCGCGAGTACCCCGTGGAGCGCTTCATGCGGGACGCCAAGATCACCCAGATCTACGAGGGGACCAACCAGATCCAGCGCCTCGTCATCGCCCGCGAGCTGCTCGGCCCTGGTTAA
- a CDS encoding retroviral-like aspartic protease: protein MGLIYKTVRLTGSRAELEVKALFDTGSSRCFVSREVAQSVSDLFSVPIPLEIETATAVTHAQEAVHVALWLDGHPLQWVFYVVDGLTESAIVGADFLQIWKIKLDPEHETLILDPNALKLKLV, encoded by the coding sequence ATGGGGTTGATTTATAAAACGGTACGGCTGACGGGCTCTCGGGCAGAGCTGGAAGTGAAGGCGCTTTTCGACACCGGGAGTTCCCGGTGCTTCGTGAGTCGGGAGGTGGCCCAGTCTGTATCCGACCTGTTTTCTGTGCCGATTCCTCTGGAAATCGAAACGGCGACGGCTGTGACCCACGCACAGGAGGCGGTCCATGTGGCGCTATGGCTCGACGGCCACCCACTCCAGTGGGTCTTCTACGTGGTCGACGGTCTCACCGAGTCTGCGATCGTGGGCGCAGATTTTCTCCAAATCTGGAAGATCAAGCTCGATCCGGAACACGAGACTCTGATTCTGGACCCCAACGCTCTGAAGTTGAAGCTCGTGTAG